ATGAGTGTTTTAGGGGTTGAAGACTTGGTGAGCAAAAGCAGAGGAGCCCCACATAAAATGAGATGCACTCCTTTCGAAATGTGAAAAAGTTAAGAGGACTTCATGATCAATGCCCTCCACATGATTAAgacaaattgattggaaaaaagaaaactagggCAAATCTAAGATAAAGCTAaggttgattttgttctttatgAGGATTTCATGTGTTCATACCTTCATGAGTGTTTTAGGGGTTGAAGACTTGGTGAACAAAAGCAGAGGAAGACCCACACAAGATGAGTCACACTCCTTTCTAGATGTGAAAAAGTGAAGAGGACTTCATAGTCAACGCCCTCCACATGATTAAGacaaattaattggaaaaaagaaaactgaggcaaatcaaagataaagttgatgttgattttgttcTCTACGAGGATTTCATGCGTTTATACCTTCACAAGTGTTTTAGGGGTGAAGACTTGGTGagcaaaaacagaggaagaCCCACACAAGATGAGTTGCACTCCTTTCAAAATGTGatctcttttaaaatgatttcaaactaaaaatttcacagaaaaaaaaaaagggaattatGTGGGAAGAGGAAGCTCCAATGAGCCAGAAGACGTGAGACTTGCAAGGAGCATCTACTTGAGCTTCAAAGAACTGGAAGAGTGCCATTAACCATAtactgaaaattatgaaaacattGCATGTGAATTCGCATATCATTATTTGTATATTGAGAAAATTTTGAAGCTTTCGggttaagaaaaagaaaaagtgtgtCCATCGCAAAATGTAGATGAAGTAAAGGATGAAAAGTAAATGTCTATTTATGTGGTTTTAATTAAACTACGTGATACACGTATGGACATTACAATTGCACGTGTATTTAACTTCAAGGTGTTGGTTAAGTGATTCCGTTGGTGCTGAGTTACTTTCGGAGATCTGAATGCTTACGAAACACTATCTACTCATTGATTCTGTCCGCGAAGATAATCAGAGTCGCTGGAATAATAGAGAAGAAACTGACATCAAAGTTCTATTATGTCTCAATCATGACTTTTCTACACCATAAGGCGAAATCGGGGAGTCCCACGCTTCCCTAATTTCCTCCTAAATGGTCTGaattaaatatccaaatttcCCAATCAAActgattaaaaaggaaaagatttgaTCTCGCAATGAGGCCCCATTTGCAAAGAAGTGGGCATTTGTTGTGCATCTGAAGTGGGATTGGTTGGTTTGGCTTTGAGTCACCTGTAGCTACGCTCTGCAATGgcgtaaaaaattattctcatttgCCCATCTTACATAGCCGGCTTAGTTTTCGTCGCTGCTGCCACTGTTCCTATGGTTGATCTTTTTggagtcaaatttggaaaagattATAATCCAATTTGTCTTCTCGACATTATGTTCCGCATATATATGTGCAGGTCCTGAAAAGGCTGCTAATCCAAACTGCACTTGAAATTTGTGCTTGGTGAAGACTATCCAGAAATGGATAATGTGagattgccaaaaaaaaaaaaaaaaaaaaattgtaaaaattatccatgatGGCATCAGTCATGCCACGTAGGACGACTGATGTTTACATCAttaattttcgatcaaaattagctTGAATGATAAAATTGGCATCTcattaaaaaggtttaagattatattgaccaaattaaaatatttaaaattaaattggtaaaaatgtaatagatttagaacttttttaataatatccgCTCAAAAATGTGTCAGTGTATGAGTTTTAGTCTTTCCTTTGCTGTGAATGTTTGACGGGTGACTACGCTCAGAGGTCCAAAAACATCCAACTGGAAGGGGGTCGAATAGCTGGGTACAAGTTATGCTTGGTATGGGGTCCATTCATATACAACCTTTTTGTTGCCAGGAACCTCGTGTGGGATTGTTGAGAGAAGACATGATTCCTAAATGCTGTAACAGGAAATAATTGACACTGGATGATGAAGAAACGATAAGCCATCGGCTATCACAAGTGTCTAAGTGGCATCTTTTTTCCCCCCAAAAGGACACTTACATTTATTACTAAAATGATACCTaaaaagaatcataaaaaaatctcagaAATCACCATAACAAAGTAAGCCCGTAGAGttccaaaacaaatcaaaatccagAAATTAAGGTATATTGTTAGAGCATGGTTAGTAAAGGTGAACATATGCTTGTCCTTCAAGAACAGATTTGTGATTGCATGTAAGCAAAAACATCGGCAGTTGATCACTGaatcacacatcatcatcaatgatgagCACACCTCAGGATCTCCATTTGTAGTTATGACTTTGCCTTTTGGTGGTGTGCACCTAGGTTCAATATCCCCAACACCAAATGTGTtttgcataatttcttttttcctttagattgaaattgaattttcacCTTCAATATAAGGTGagcatgcttttcttttcttttcttttctgtttttaggAGGAGAAATAAGGTGAGAATGCTCAAATGAAAATAACCGGGGAATTCTTGTACATCTGACAAGTGAAAAATAGGAAGTAAGTTATGAGTGTTTTAGATTTATCATCTTATCCTTTTTTCCAGCTCCAACAATGCCTTGACTCAAATTTTGTGGTTTTATTGCTATTTGACTTGATACAGAATTGAGTGCAATGGCGCAAAAGATGATTCATATGCCCAACCCTACTCAACTGGCTCAGTTGTTGTCGCCGTTGCTGCTGCTTCTACGGTCGGTCTTTCCGGAGTCAaacttggaaaaattaaaattttcttctagACATTATGTttgcataaattttataatgtaTGATGCAAAAATAAACCATTGGCAATCACACGGGTTTTCAGTAGTATCCGTGGAGATGAATGCAtgttggctttttttcttttttcttcttttcgggTGGCTTAAGGGATTCGTTCCTCTCTTGCATGCTCCTTTTATTCGTCTTTCGCAATGGAAAACTTGGAACTTGAAGGAGCTTTGGTTTCTAATTCACGAAGCAGCGACAGTTTCAGCTGGAGTCGAACCGCGCAGTAGTGGGTTTTCATTTGATGCattcttcaaatatttccaGCAAGCAATCACTCTCCTATTTTTTGAAATGAGAACTGTGTAAAAAGATCAGAGttggatgaagaaaattacGTCTTCTATTTTCCTTGCATATGGGCACATTGCAACATTATAGATTTAAGTTTCATCCGATCTTAATAAGGAAGGTCgcgatttttcatttttcaagctAACGGTGAAGGGATGCACAGCTTTCCAgttctcattttctttaaaataatgtAATAATAAGAattggccaagaagaaagcCATTAATCATCTTTTCTgtcttttgaagttttttttccAAGCCACGtattactcttttttttttttttttttttgccatagaGATTGATAAAGAAGAAAGTCATTACCCGCTGTTGAAACTCAATCATCTAGACCAATTCATACGAAATAGATCAATTCTGAAATTTATCGCTCGATGTGTTGACACTTGAGATTCCACTAAATGTCTTCATCTATCAAAAACCTTTATTTGATGgtatatgaaagaaaaattttaatcacgcgcgcgcgcgcgcacacacacacacatatatatatatatatatatatatatatatatatattatcgcGTGAAGTCTCTCTTTAATGTAGTATCCTTGTCTCTGATTTTGCATCCaatattttataagaaaaaggTGAGATTGTCATTGGATAATCGTATATTTTTCACATCTTTATACATTACGGTTATATATAAACATTACAGTAAAACTCGTTTGATTATGAGCTACGACctttttttcaatgaattgtAAAGGTAGAGGTAATCCGTGCTCTGATTAAGGCATCCAGCCTAAATTTTCACCAAAGTTCCTCCATCATAAAAGTATGCTTTACGTAAATATTCTGGTTCACCATGTGTAACATGAGGCCATGACTCGCGAGTGAAGACCAGAAAAAGTAAGTCAGGAATTTATcggttaaaaaaagaaataataatcaAAGTGGGCTCCTGACGGAAGAAAAAACTTGATGCACGAGCAAATGTGATCTTCTCAATGGTATGACATTCATCATGATGATTAGCCATCTATAAATATCTTATCAATCTTGTTGTTGAGAACATGCGAACCTGGAAAATCTCACACCATCAAAACCACCCCAAAATCATGGCCTCGTCCTTATTTCTGTGGAAGCCGTCTTCTTTAGGggtcttcttcttattctaCTCGCTCTTCTTCGTAAACAACATCACCATCTTTGTTTCCACTCCATTTCATGGCATAGTCGTTTCTGCTTCCTCCATTTCTTTCACTCCTAATACGACCAACCATACGGATGAAGCAGAGACTCTCCTGGAATGGAAATCTAGTCTCGAAGACCACAACCAATCTCTCCTGTCTTCATGGCATGGTAACAACTCTTGCCACTTCATAGGTGTCACTTGTGACCACTACGGATTCGTTGCCCATCTTAATCTTTCTAATCTTGGCTTGAGAGGAACTTTAAATGGTCTTGACTTCTCGCACTTAACCAAGGTGGTTAGTCTTGACTTTTCCAGCAACTCGATCTACGGTCCTATAACCTCAAGTATTGGTAACCTTTCCAAACTCAAGTATcttaatttttatgataataCATTGAGTGGACATATTCCCTGGGAGATTGGATTTTTAGATTCTCTTTTGGAAGTTTATTTTGGCAAAAACAATCTCAGAGGTCCTATCCCTACTTCACTAGGAAGCCTAGGCAACTTGAATATTCTCAGCCTTTCTCAAAACCAATTTTCAGGGTCCATTCCTCcttctcttggaaaattagtCAACTTAAGAAAGTTGAGCTTATCAGATAATGACATTTCTGGTCCCATTCCAAGAGAGATATGTGACCTAAGAAGATTGAAGTTTCTTTACTTATGGACGAACAAACTTTCGGGATCCATACCTTCAGAGATTGGGAGGCTAACCGATCTTATTGAATTAGATTTTTCTGATAATAAGTTGGTCGGGTGTATCCCTGCTTCACTAGGAAACCTAAGCAGTCTAAATCTTCTCTATCTTTCCGGAAACCAATTTTCAGGGTCCATTCCTCcttctcttggaaaattagGCAACTTAAGAAATTTGAGCATGTCAAAGAATGATATTTCTGGTCCCATTCCAAGAGAGATAGGTGACCTAAGAAGATTGAAGTTTCTTTACTTATGGAGGAATAAACTTTCGGGATCCATACCTTCAGAGATTGGGAGGTTAACCGATcttattaaattagatttttctgaaaataagtTGGTCGGGCGTATCCCTTCATCTATTCAGAATTTGAGTAATCTAAATCTCTTATCCCTATTCTCAAATCATCTTTCAGGTTTGATTCCTAAAGAGATAGGGAAACTAACATCTCTTGTAGTTTTAGATTTGAGCAATAATACTTTGACAGGTTCGATCCCTGCATCAATTGGAAGCCTGGCCAATTTAACTACTTTAAACCTTAGAGATAACAACTTTCTAGGTTCCTTGCCTCCTGAAATTAATGAGATCATTCATTTGAGTGCTTTCAACGTGGGTGGTAATGCCCTCGAAGGGCAACTGCCAGAAAATATATGCTTTGGGGGGTTATTGCAAAATTTCACTGTGATGAATAATCATTTCATGGGTCATATCCCTAAAAGCTTGAGGAATTGTACTTCATTAGTTAGAGTGAGGCTCGAAAGAAACAAACTCACTGGGAATATAACGGAAGCTTTTGGAATCTATCCTCATCTGAATTATATAGACTTGAGCCACAATTATTTGTATGGTGAACTTTCGTGGAAGTGGGAGCATTGCCGTAATTTGACGAGCTTAAGGATATCAAACAACAGCATTTCCGGTGAGATACCCCCGATATTTGGAAGGATGGCTCAATTACACGTACTTGacctttcttcaaataatttAAGTGGAAAGATTCCGAGGGAATTGGGAAGCTTGCAATTACTGCTAGATCTTATCCTGAACAATAATGGGATCACAGGTGATATTCCcaatgaatttgaatttttatctcaATTGAAACATCTCAACCTAGCATCGAACAATTTGAGCGGAGCCATTCCACTGCAGCTCAGCCTGTGCACCAACTTGCTGAGCTTGAACTTGagccaaaataaaattgaaagaagcaTTCCTCCCGAGATAGGCAATGCACGATTCCTAAACATTCTTGATTTGAGTCAAAATCTATTGACTGGAAGAATACCACCAGATCTAGGAAAACTTAGGGTCCTAGAATCCCTAAACGTCTCCCACAATGGCCTCTCTGGTTCCATCCCCCATAGTTTTGATGACTTATTGGCATTAACTTCTGCTGATGTGTCCTATAATGACCTAGAAGGTCCTCTCCCAAATGTCAGAGCTTTTAAGGAGGCTCCATTTGAGGCAGTCCAGCATAACAAGGGGCTCTGTGGGAACGTGGCTGGattacaaaaatgcaatatttctACCATGAGCAAGAAACACAATCGACACGATGGAGCTAGAATTTTGATTATTCTCGTTCTCTCGTCCTTGGGATTCCtcattctctcttccttcttgattGTCCTCGTAATCGTTGATCCGCGTCAAAGAAAGGTcatcaagagagagaggaatgtaCAGACAGAGACTAATGATTTAGATTTCTTGCACGTTTTGAgttttgatggaaaaatttTCTACGAGCAAATCGTGGAGGTCACGGAAGGATTTGACTCCAAGTACTATTTGGGAGAAGGGGCCTATGGCGTTGTTTACAGAGCGGATCTACCCACAGGTAAAACTGTTGCAGTCAAGAAAATTCCATCATCCCAAGAAGATGAGACCGTCGACATCATTCcttttgaaagggaaattgaAGCCTTACAAAATATTCGCCACCGCAATATCGTGAAGCTTTACGGGTTCTGCTCTCATGTACGACATCATTTTCTGGTGTACGAGTATGTCGAAAGAGGGAGcttgagaacaattttgaaTGATGATGAAAGAGCATCAGAGCTCGGCTGGGACAAAAGGATAAACATGGTTCGAGCAATTGCCGATGCGTTGTCGTATATGCATCACGACTGTTTTCCTCCATTGATCCATCGAGACTTGACCAGCAACAACATCTTGTTGGATGCTGATTATGAGGCTCGCGTTTCAGACTTTGGCACCGCAAGGTTATTGAGGCCAGATTCCACCAACTGGACTACAATTTCTGGCACCATCGGATACATCGCTCCAGGTGATGTTCTTTGTAGAAGCATATTAATTTGCTATTGTAACTCGTATTGTCATCGGAAATTCCTTAATTATGTGAAAGCAAATGTCCAACTCTTTAAGTACAGCTAACAAGATTATCAACGGACTTTGAATTCTTCAATTGCAGAGCTAGCTTATACCAACATTCCGACCGAAAAATGTGATGTATATAGTTTTGGAGTACTAGTACTGGAGATAATCATGGGAAAGCATCCGGGAGATTATGTCTCTTTGTTATTTTCATCCACTCAATTCGAGTCGCAAACCCCATTAAAGGATGTGCTGGATAAACACCTCTCGCCTCCGACAAATCGGCATGCGCAAAACATAATCTTTGCTGTGGCACTAGCACTCGCATGCTTGCGGACCAATCCTCAACTTCGACCGACCATGACACAAGTGTCACGAGAGCTTCGAATTCAAGCACCTTCGGTTTTGCCGTTCTTCGGAGTCACCTTAGAACAACTCCGTGATCTCGATGGCACGAACTTTTAGACCGCATTCGGGAGGTTGCAAGTTTCCGATCGAGTTATCGTTGTGTGTTCACCTTTTCTGGCTTCTGTGTTTGGCAGTAATATGTCGATTAGTTAGTTATAAAACTCGGAAGATGCATAGTctaaatgttttctttttgtaagaGTAGAATGATAGTGAATTTTTCTCCCTTCGTGTAACCAAGCATCTATTTACAGTTAATAAGTCAATTGTTTCTTAGCAAAATTATCTGAACTTGTTTTAAATACCTCTCATGTATCACATTACGAAGTCTTGTATGTGCAATTGTTCTGGGATACTTCACAGTTTTGGGATCATTATGTTCGGGGAAACGAGTATGAAGAAAGCAATCAGAGTCACATAATACGAGGATGATGTTTTCGACAAAATAGCTCATCAAAAATGAATTTGCAGGGCAGTTCTTGCCTTTTAAGCAGCCAAAACCGAGATTGGATGTTTGGAACGTCCGGAACTGACATCAATACTTGCAGGGGTGtccataaaattctaaatgtaAGTGAatgtatcgaacaagtaatataatgatgagaaagagtatcgtcccacggagattGATGATtgataaactaattaaatactaaaaatagattaattctaaaatttatccaacaaatcaaaatagaattgaaaataaattaaaactaaaaatcttaaaagcaaaattaggagaataaatgcagtaaatcaatcatataaatatgttagaatatccgatttcaccataatcactatatatgaatttcatattattacGTGTATAAGAACCGATAGCGGAATTTcttaatctatttactatcctatctagTAATCCgttatatctctatgtgaattaaaataaacataagtgcattaaaatctaTGAATATTCacggtttacaatgagtcttttagATCACCTTATCACTGAAagttacacaaataacgcggtatgtTTCTATCCACGTTGAAttcatgattatatattataaggagcaattacatattatcacttctcaatttcaaatatgcacatcaaatcattcaagtggtggttagtcacttaaaagcattaaacacaataatatataactcacatgaatgaaatcacttgcacacataaaaatcatgaaattcaggTTAGGCTACATcatagccctaacaaaagaaaattagaatatattagaagaagaaataaacatataaatcaaacccagtatcttgaatcaaagaacaagaatttcatcacaacttttgtcttctcttcaaaatatttgaaaaactcTAAGAACAATGAAAAACGATATAGAAAAAACCTAGTTGTCCCCTCAGGCTCTCaatgttctcctatttataggatacaTCCAAGACTTTTATTCCCAAACAATTGcttttttttcacataaaattagggaataaatcagagaatctttgatttgatatctatctcCTAACACTTATAGATaaaattagggaacaaaattaaGGATTCCCTGATTTGATATCCTTCTTCCAATACTTTCTGGtttgaattcctgatttttcccattcttttccttatcttctccataccTCATTATTCTACATGAATAAAGAAAATTCGAATAATcagaagaaaatccaaatattttttcatagatATTGTATTATTTGTTatctaaaataggtaaaataactctatttttacaTAATTATGAGGGTGGTTCTTCATGGGAGCTAAATCAATTACTAAATGGAATTTGTGTACCCTAATTAGCAAAAGCTAGTATTTCTCGATTAATAACTTCTTACTTTAACTCGGCAAAAATCAATGTATCAATCTCAGGTATCTCACGAGTAGATTGTTTAGTTTCTATCCTTACGTGCAACCTCTTCTTACGAGTACCTTGGAAGGattatcatttgatttttttactaTCTAAAGTAGGCATTAGATTCGCATGAACATGGTGTGTCCATTGACTTTGAGATGGAATGGGCGACCCCagatttccccttttttccctGTGAAAGATACGAGAAGAAACCTataaactaggggtgagcatcggtctagggtcaaccctagaccaacCCTAGACCAACCCTACCTGTCCTGGTCCAGTTCCTAAAGAGACCAgatcggtccttggtcctgggATTCCTGAACTACCATTGTGCGAGTTGGTCATCGGTCTTGAGAGTTTAAGGTCGGTCCAATCCGGACTAACcctgattatatatatatatatatatatatatatatatatatatatctaatatattatttataattttttttatatagaaaaccctaaaataaacggtgtcaacaacattaaataacttATTAgtaaggagttcaagtaattttacgttattttttaataacttagatcttTTAGTGTCTTTTAcggcgtcaatagtcataatctacaaaggaggaaaatgtttttgcaaggaGTCCTCATAGCGTTTAAAATGGCATAATTAGCTTCTCAcggcatcctcctctagtacttgttctcttctattttatttgtcctcttagtctttaatttgccaaaatcgaaataaaCAACTTCTCCGCTCACCATTCGACACTCACCTCACTCGCTTTAGGTCACTCGTGCCACTCGTTGTTCGATACTTGCCTGGCTTGTTGCTCCTTActcgacgctcaccccactcgacACTCGTCGCTCGATTCTCTTAGCTAACCTCGCTCATCATTGAACCTAAGGGTCGGTCCGATCCTCGCTCGccttttcaaggagtacaaaaaatgaaacaaaaaattatcaattggtcccaggttgaccttggaattggaccaaacccattgggtcggtccggtcctcggtTGCCTTTTCagagagtacaaaaaatgaaataaataaattattgtttggtcccgggttgaccctggaactgAACCGAACCCACTAGGTCAATTCGGTCCTCGTCTCAAGTTCAATAAGATCGGTTctcagtcccaaaaattgaggaccagcactgtgcgggttggtcctagggttagtgGGTGGGCcggcccaacccggaccatgctcacccctattatAAACACTCTAGTTGGATTGGCGGCTTTCTAAGGTAACTAGAAATAGCACGCTGGTTCTCGTTCctgggaaaaaattaaaattttgtaaatgtTAGTTTATTACCTTTGGTCTTTCTCTTACTATAAACGTTAGATGCGTGACTAAGCCCAGAGGTCCAaagtgtgacatcttgattttctgagtttgttttcgattaaatgagttggacttttcatcgacgcacctatagttcttttccttgagctgatcactcacgggataactagtctatttggtgaagccattaagggattttaatgcaatagacttgagaattcgattagaaatcgactgctcgattgtgctaatctgcaagggtcaatacggcaccgtcaaaatcgatcagaggtCGGAGATAGGTAGGCTCGACAGAGacatgtgattaaagtgtgggtgattccacataattgcaaaattctcgtcgaacgacactaaactatttttctgtcatttctacACCTCGTgcctgtatttgaaacctcgaaattttcacgacaaccgagagtcgccaatgaatcgaagatgtacaatgtggctcaaaaataattgaccacgggtcaaatgtgctaaaaattcctaaaagctacccgataagctaggttatgctaaaatcgcgccctaatctgtcatgtcacgatttattttaggaacgtcgactcatcatCTGAAAATTTTTCGACAAACCCAagtttttggcgaaaattcaaagttggGTTATTTTGGACCGCGAAAATTAGAGGATCGCTTTTTGTTGCGCTTTTGGCATTCAAGTTGGACTAATTGACAAGGAAAATGTGGAATGTGATGTGGGCGCCTTGGCTGAATTTATGGGCACcaatttgagtccaattgaagagGAATTGAGTTGAGATTGGAAGGGATTTGAGCAAAATTCGTAAGTCCAAGGGGTGTGCAACATTTCAGCTTCTTCCATGGCCTGTTAAGGAAGATTTGTGAAGGAAAAGAGGCTAAGAATGAGGTAGCAGCTGGTGGGGCTTTGTGATGAGTATTAGAGATATTTTGAGAAGACTTTGAGGCATTTTGGTGGTCCCCCTTCAGcagctgtcttcttcttcttccttggcttgCTATATCCATTGTTGTTGTCATTTGAGAGATCAAGAAAACCAAGAAACCAGCCAGCACCCCTGCAACCGAACCAACCACCGTTCGAGCAGCCAAGAACCGCCCGAACCCGTCATccctgagatagctagtataaacacctagaggggggtgaataggtgcacaaacgaTTTATCGAGATACAGAAGCgtttcttggcaaacgatagaaaagaaattctctcttaattgacaaaatgaaatacgatcgaggtagagagagtgagggagagaaaattgaacacaggatttatagtggttcggcttattccaagcctacgtccactcttccgcaccgacagcccaccggctggatttcactatgatcaaaagagaagttacagcacagctttgccttgattccacggtgtagatgttctaccacacctcctcaaggtttcgcacaaatatagactctcttttgtatacaagtattcgctcaaaggaattgtctaaacaaaaggagcttcggactttggaattcttctatcgcgcacacctcaaacaactaagaacgtcttccttatatactcctttatgccatcatacccgttggcacttaccaaaagaattcctccaatctacccgttggacagaatcaattaggaagattgttcgagctattaaaggaacgtgttgatagcccatcaatctgttcgcccatacaatcaggatctccgtttccataagtaaaaccttccaataatatttagacaatcatcgaatcttcaatcattgaatcaatcttgatcaatcaaaggattctgttatgtcttttccagccacgagatcttctccggatgataaggttaaatccttaacgaaacatccagttggataacctttcttcaacggattagagactgtcaatgaggatagactttgagtcttgagtcggctgtccggaagtcttcgagacttaAATAtcgagtccgcaagccttcagactagactgatagaaacattttgtcaacttcaaaatacttcaagaagatttctccaacaatctccctctttttgatggtgacaaaactttcctgcagatttggataactatgacctgcaaaacatttctcaaacacatatgcatatcttatagagataaatggctaaaggaataacactagaatctgcaaccacagaaaataggttagtctaataTATgaaaagccatccataagatatcaatactagttaatagaagcagtcaagtccaagtctagttcagttctcatccagacacaaaacaaagtcaaacagagtttaaacaacaaacaatccaacaaacagttaaaagtttaatgattgaaagtttgatcaaatcttgcatctctcccctttttgtcatcattaaaaaggatgagatgaagttaagattacttgggaacgcggacaagctggaaatcttccatagactgaacgatgccttccagccttttgaagtcttccttcagttgtgcaatctcctcactcttggcattggcctgattctgaacagagagggcttgcatcttatcattcaatgaacaggaagaagcttgaccttcattcttcaagctttgaacctcgcatcccaaggcataaatttgacctcgcatttccaagagaatatccatgattctgcgaaaatctactccattatcggtcccgagtacttgcttcggctcgatctgatggagtaaatgcgagcGATGGTAGATcggcataatctcgcaggtttggcgatgaagcttcatgaccttcttctgga
The window above is part of the Eucalyptus grandis isolate ANBG69807.140 chromosome 6, ASM1654582v1, whole genome shotgun sequence genome. Proteins encoded here:
- the LOC120294281 gene encoding probable leucine-rich repeat receptor-like protein kinase At1g35710: MASSLFLWKPSSLGVFFLFYSLFFVNNITIFVSTPFHGIVVSASSISFTPNTTNHTDEAETLLEWKSSLEDHNQSLLSSWHGNNSCHFIGVTCDHYGFVAHLNLSNLGLRGTLNGLDFSHLTKVVSLDFSSNSIYGPITSSIGNLSKLKYLNFYDNTLSGHIPWEIGFLDSLLEVYFGKNNLRGPIPTSLGSLGNLNILSLSQNQFSGSIPPSLGKLVNLRKLSLSDNDISGPIPREICDLRRLKFLYLWTNKLSGSIPSEIGRLTDLIELDFSDNKLVGCIPASLGNLSSLNLLYLSGNQFSGSIPPSLGKLGNLRNLSMSKNDISGPIPREIGDLRRLKFLYLWRNKLSGSIPSEIGRLTDLIKLDFSENKLVGRIPSSIQNLSNLNLLSLFSNHLSGLIPKEIGKLTSLVVLDLSNNTLTGSIPASIGSLANLTTLNLRDNNFLGSLPPEINEIIHLSAFNVGGNALEGQLPENICFGGLLQNFTVMNNHFMGHIPKSLRNCTSLVRVRLERNKLTGNITEAFGIYPHLNYIDLSHNYLYGELSWKWEHCRNLTSLRISNNSISGEIPPIFGRMAQLHVLDLSSNNLSGKIPRELGSLQLLLDLILNNNGITGDIPNEFEFLSQLKHLNLASNNLSGAIPLQLSLCTNLLSLNLSQNKIERSIPPEIGNARFLNILDLSQNLLTGRIPPDLGKLRVLESLNVSHNGLSGSIPHSFDDLLALTSADVSYNDLEGPLPNVRAFKEAPFEAVQHNKGLCGNVAGLQKCNISTMSKKHNRHDGARILIILVLSSLGFLILSSFLIVLVIVDPRQRKVIKRERNVQTETNDLDFLHVLSFDGKIFYEQIVEVTEGFDSKYYLGEGAYGVVYRADLPTGKTVAVKKIPSSQEDETVDIIPFEREIEALQNIRHRNIVKLYGFCSHVRHHFLVYEYVERGSLRTILNDDERASELGWDKRINMVRAIADALSYMHHDCFPPLIHRDLTSNNILLDADYEARVSDFGTARLLRPDSTNWTTISGTIGYIAPGDVLCRSILICYCNSYCHRKFLNYVKANVQLFKYS